Proteins from one Salvelinus sp. IW2-2015 unplaced genomic scaffold, ASM291031v2 Un_scaffold611, whole genome shotgun sequence genomic window:
- the LOC112068624 gene encoding TLC domain-containing protein 5-like, giving the protein MTSLAVGVVLCLTGWITLYTLLCNTNGSHGSEWNCRLVTLLHGILAVCITAYIGYVDGPWPFTHPGTKNTPLQISAMVISLGYFFFDMGWCVYFRTEGPVMLAHHTMSILGILLTLSLGESGIESCAVLFGSEITNPLLQTRWFLRQLGRYESLTGEVVDVLFVVLFVFMRIVVGGRMLYCELISPRPRFIIKCGGVAMYVLSWVFMVDIGRFAYRKSQSKYRRWRDQHRLAAVNGHDGKTD; this is encoded by the exons ATGACATCGCTGGCTGTCGGCGTGGTCCTTTGTCTAACAGGCTGGATCACTCTCTACACACTACTGTGTAACACCAATGGCAGCCATGGTTCTGAGTGGAATTGTAGGCTGGTCACACTGCTCCATGGAATCCTGGCCGTCTGTATAACTGCCTACATAGGCTATGTGGATGGACCTTGGCCCTTCACACATCCAG GCACAAAGAACACCCCCCTTCAGATCAGTGCTATGGTCATTAGCCTGGGCTACTTCTTCTTCGACATGGGCTGGTGTGTGTACTTCCGCACAGAAGGCCCGGTGATGCTGGCCCACCACACCATGAGCATCCTGGGTATCTTGTTGACCCTGAGCTTGGGGGAATCAGGCATCGAGTCCTGCGCCGTGCTCTTTGGCAGTGAGATCACAAACCCCCTGCTGCAAACTCGCTGGTTCCTGAGACAGTTGGGTCGCTATGAGAGCCTGACGGGGGAGGTGGTGGATGTTTTGTTTGTAGTGCTATTTGTGTTCATGCGCATAGTGGTTGGCGGGAGGATGTTGTACTGCGAGCTCATCTCCCCACGGCCCAGGTTCATTATAAAGTGTGGGGGAGTTGCCATGTATGTGCTGTCCTGGGTGTTCATGGTGGACATTGGTCGTTTCGCCTACCGCAAGAGTCAATCCAAATACAGACGCTGGAGAGACCAACACAGATTGGCAGCAGTTAACGGACATGACGGAAAGACCGACTGA